One window from the genome of Bacillus weihaiensis encodes:
- the galU gene encoding UTP--glucose-1-phosphate uridylyltransferase GalU produces the protein MQKVRKAIIPAAGLGTRFLPATKAQPKEMLPIVDKPTIQYIIEEAVQSGIEDIIIVTGRGKRAIEDHFDKSYELEETLAKKEKFNQLEEIQEISKLANIHYIRQKEPLGLGHAIGCASRFIGNEPFAVLLGDDIVHSPDYPCLKQLIDAYEEHDASVIGVQQVPEQDVSKYGVVSIDQTKQTNNVFAVNDLVEKPSVEEAPSNYAIMGRYVLTPGIFDILENQEPGAGGEIQLTDAIKKLNEQQYVMACEFEGQRYDVGDKFGFIKATVEFALGREDLKDEVVDYLKNVVEKETVSRLI, from the coding sequence ATGCAAAAAGTGAGAAAAGCGATTATCCCAGCAGCAGGTCTAGGAACAAGATTCTTACCAGCCACTAAGGCTCAGCCAAAGGAAATGCTTCCAATCGTTGATAAGCCAACGATTCAATACATTATTGAAGAAGCGGTTCAATCAGGGATTGAAGATATCATCATTGTCACAGGTCGTGGAAAGCGTGCAATCGAGGATCACTTTGATAAATCCTATGAGCTAGAAGAAACACTTGCGAAAAAAGAGAAGTTCAATCAGCTAGAAGAAATTCAAGAGATTTCAAAGCTCGCAAACATTCATTATATTCGTCAGAAAGAACCACTTGGCTTAGGACATGCCATTGGCTGTGCAAGTCGCTTCATCGGCAACGAACCATTTGCCGTTCTTCTTGGAGATGACATTGTGCATTCACCTGACTATCCTTGCTTAAAGCAACTAATCGATGCATATGAAGAGCATGATGCTTCCGTCATTGGCGTGCAGCAGGTTCCAGAGCAAGACGTATCAAAATATGGTGTTGTTTCCATTGATCAAACGAAACAAACAAATAATGTCTTCGCGGTCAACGACTTAGTAGAAAAGCCAAGTGTTGAAGAGGCACCTTCTAATTATGCGATTATGGGTCGTTACGTCTTAACACCAGGAATCTTCGATATCTTAGAAAACCAAGAGCCAGGTGCTGGTGGAGAAATTCAGTTAACGGATGCGATTAAGAAGTTAAATGAACAGCAGTATGTCATGGCTTGTGAATTTGAAGGTCAACGTTATGATGTTGGTGACAAATTTGGGTTCATTAAGGCAACAGTCGAATTTGCTTTAGGTCGAGAAGATTTGAAGGATGAAGTAGTCGACTATTTGAAGAATGTTGTAGAGAAAGAGACGGTTTCACGGTTAATTTAG
- a CDS encoding nucleotide sugar dehydrogenase produces the protein MNLYEKIVNREEKISLVGLGYVGMPIAVAFAKKADVIGFDVNKQKIELYKNGIDPTKEVGNEVIKNTTVDFTSDEARLREAKFHIVAVPTPVKDDHTPDLTPVESASRTLGRNLTKGSIVIFESTVYPGVTEDICVPILERESGLKCGVDFKVGYSPERINPGDKVHRLETIIKVVAGQDEQTLDTAAKVYELVVEAGVYKAASIKVAEAAKVIENSQRDINIAFMNELSIIFNKMDIDTKAVLEAAGTKWNFLNFSPGLVGGHCIGVDPYYLTYKAEQMGYHSQIILSGRKINDDMGKYVAESTVKKMIKANKQINGAKIAIFGVTFKENCPDVRNTKVVDVIKELEEYGVDVKVVDPQADKEDLWREYRINLCEIEDIKEMDAVIFAVPHDEFKAMQLEDVKMMFGPTGYVNLEAMNEVAATSEFDINIDRKDCVLMDLKGIFNRKEAEDTGFVYWRL, from the coding sequence ATGAACTTATATGAGAAGATTGTTAATAGAGAAGAGAAAATTTCATTAGTTGGACTTGGCTATGTAGGTATGCCAATCGCTGTTGCCTTTGCAAAGAAGGCTGATGTGATTGGATTTGATGTAAACAAACAAAAAATTGAACTTTATAAGAATGGTATAGATCCTACAAAAGAAGTAGGAAATGAAGTAATCAAAAATACAACAGTAGATTTTACTTCAGATGAAGCGAGACTTAGAGAAGCAAAGTTTCATATTGTTGCAGTGCCAACACCTGTAAAAGATGATCATACTCCTGATTTAACACCGGTGGAATCAGCAAGCCGCACGTTAGGTAGGAATTTGACAAAAGGTTCAATAGTTATCTTTGAATCTACAGTTTATCCTGGTGTAACTGAAGATATTTGTGTTCCAATTTTAGAAAGAGAATCAGGATTAAAATGTGGTGTAGATTTTAAAGTTGGTTATTCACCAGAAAGAATTAACCCTGGTGATAAAGTTCATAGATTAGAAACAATTATAAAAGTTGTAGCTGGTCAAGATGAACAAACCCTAGATACTGCTGCAAAAGTATATGAATTAGTTGTTGAAGCCGGTGTGTATAAAGCTGCAAGTATTAAAGTGGCTGAAGCTGCAAAGGTTATTGAGAATTCACAACGTGATATTAATATTGCTTTCATGAATGAACTCTCTATTATTTTTAATAAAATGGACATTGATACAAAAGCAGTACTTGAAGCAGCAGGAACGAAATGGAATTTCCTTAATTTCTCTCCAGGATTAGTTGGTGGTCATTGTATAGGTGTTGACCCATACTATCTAACATATAAAGCAGAGCAAATGGGTTACCATTCCCAAATCATCCTTTCGGGAAGAAAAATAAACGATGATATGGGTAAATATGTTGCCGAAAGTACGGTAAAGAAAATGATTAAAGCGAATAAGCAAATAAATGGTGCGAAAATAGCAATATTTGGTGTTACGTTTAAAGAGAACTGTCCCGATGTGAGAAATACAAAAGTAGTCGACGTAATAAAAGAATTAGAAGAGTACGGAGTAGACGTTAAAGTTGTAGATCCTCAAGCAGACAAAGAAGATTTATGGCGTGAATATAGAATTAATCTTTGTGAAATAGAAGATATAAAAGAAATGGATGCAGTAATCTTTGCAGTTCCACACGATGAATTTAAAGCTATGCAATTGGAAGATGTAAAAATGATGTTTGGCCCAACTGGATATGTTAATTTAGAAGCTATGAATGAAGTAGCTGCAACTTCTGAGTTTGATATAAATATTGATAGAAAAGATTGTGTACTAATGGACCTTAAAGGGATATTTAATAGAAAAGAAGCAGAAGATACTGGATTTGTATATTGGAGGTTGTAA
- a CDS encoding ATP-grasp domain-containing protein, with translation MKIAIHQNKDIFDHSTTWDKVWIEYCKEEKIDYEVVDCFSNNILEKIKDFDVLLWHFNHFSLQEMKFARSILLSIKKIGIKVFPDHEANWHFDDKIAQSYILQAINAPIPKAWTFYKLKSAVDFYENSCVYPIVAKLKSGSGSNNVQLLKNKGEAIKYAKKMFGKGLNPTPNLLFKTKSNVQTSRNIKNFVARAKRIPDFIESIKKAAEFDNEKGYVYLQEFIPNKGYDLKVVVVKNKLSFLARDVRKGDFRASGGGSISYDKSLITPEIREIAFQISGELGFECMGYDFVVDSRTNSPKIVEISYGFSHLAQMDLGGHWDRSGEWHNEPLNAPEEIIKNMLVENESNV, from the coding sequence ATGAAAATTGCAATTCATCAGAACAAGGATATTTTTGATCACTCTACTACATGGGACAAAGTATGGATCGAGTATTGTAAAGAAGAAAAAATTGACTATGAAGTAGTCGATTGCTTTTCTAATAATATATTAGAAAAAATAAAGGATTTTGATGTCTTGTTATGGCATTTTAATCATTTTTCGTTACAAGAAATGAAATTTGCAAGAAGTATATTGCTTAGTATAAAGAAAATAGGTATTAAAGTCTTTCCTGATCATGAAGCAAATTGGCATTTTGATGACAAGATTGCGCAGAGTTATATATTGCAAGCTATAAATGCACCTATACCAAAAGCTTGGACATTCTATAAATTAAAGTCAGCTGTTGATTTCTATGAAAATAGTTGTGTGTACCCAATCGTTGCAAAGTTAAAAAGTGGTTCGGGATCAAATAATGTTCAACTATTAAAAAATAAAGGTGAAGCCATTAAATATGCAAAAAAAATGTTTGGTAAAGGTCTTAATCCAACACCTAATCTTCTGTTTAAAACAAAGTCTAATGTTCAAACATCAAGAAATATAAAGAATTTTGTAGCACGAGCAAAAAGAATCCCTGACTTTATTGAGTCAATTAAAAAGGCTGCAGAATTTGATAACGAGAAAGGTTATGTTTATTTACAAGAGTTTATCCCAAATAAAGGATATGACCTTAAAGTTGTAGTTGTTAAAAATAAATTAAGTTTTCTAGCGCGGGATGTGAGGAAAGGAGATTTTAGAGCCTCAGGTGGTGGGTCCATTAGTTATGACAAGTCGCTGATTACACCTGAGATAAGAGAAATAGCTTTCCAAATATCAGGTGAGTTAGGCTTTGAATGTATGGGCTATGATTTTGTTGTTGATTCACGTACAAATTCACCTAAAATCGTAGAAATTAGCTATGGTTTTTCTCATCTAGCTCAAATGGATTTAGGGGGGCACTGGGATAGAAGTGGTGAATGGCATAATGAACCACTAAATGCACCAGAAGAAATTATAAAGAATATGTTGGTTGAAAATGAAAGTAATGTATAA
- a CDS encoding glycosyltransferase family 4 protein yields MKIAVLSSHTSSLFWFRMDMMKDFIENGHTVIALGSEPEAEWKKKFEEYNIDYRQLYVERNGMNPLKDLKTLRFLYTFMKKERPDKVFAYQAKTVVYGSIAAKLNGISEVYPLIAGLGSIFRGEGFKNKVVKTIMKIEYWVACKCSKKVFFQNQDDKNEFIQNGLVKGKKTVIINGSGVDIEKFKPTQFPEEPAFLYIGRLIKDKGIMEYLEACKEIKNKHPKVRCLLVGPFDSNPSALKPDELKPFIENGVIEYFGEQSDVRPFISQCSTYVLPSYHEGTPKTVLEAMAMGRSIITSDAPGCRETVIEGQNGYLVKVKDIKGLTNKMEYLISDREICKNMGQESAKIAREKYDVKVVNQSIIQTMDL; encoded by the coding sequence ATGAAAATAGCTGTACTTTCAAGCCATACATCTTCATTGTTTTGGTTTCGTATGGATATGATGAAAGACTTTATAGAAAATGGTCATACCGTTATTGCATTAGGCTCTGAGCCTGAAGCAGAATGGAAGAAAAAGTTCGAAGAATACAATATTGATTATAGGCAGCTATATGTTGAACGAAATGGCATGAATCCACTCAAAGATTTAAAAACTTTAAGGTTTCTTTATACATTCATGAAAAAGGAAAGACCTGATAAAGTGTTTGCATACCAAGCTAAAACGGTTGTTTATGGAAGTATAGCTGCAAAATTAAATGGTATTTCTGAAGTATACCCTTTAATAGCTGGACTTGGTTCGATATTTAGGGGAGAAGGTTTTAAAAACAAGGTAGTAAAAACAATAATGAAAATAGAATACTGGGTTGCTTGTAAATGTAGCAAGAAAGTATTTTTTCAGAATCAAGATGATAAAAATGAGTTTATTCAAAATGGATTAGTAAAAGGTAAAAAGACGGTTATTATTAATGGTTCGGGAGTTGATATTGAGAAATTCAAACCAACACAATTTCCAGAAGAACCGGCATTTCTATACATTGGTAGACTTATTAAAGATAAAGGGATAATGGAATACTTAGAAGCTTGTAAAGAAATTAAAAATAAACACCCTAAGGTTCGTTGTTTGCTAGTAGGGCCATTTGACAGTAATCCTTCTGCCTTAAAACCAGATGAGCTGAAACCCTTTATAGAAAATGGTGTTATTGAATATTTTGGGGAACAAAGTGATGTGAGACCATTTATCTCTCAATGTAGCACGTATGTATTACCATCTTATCATGAAGGTACGCCAAAAACGGTTTTAGAAGCCATGGCAATGGGGAGGTCAATCATAACGAGCGATGCTCCCGGTTGTAGGGAGACAGTTATTGAAGGACAAAATGGATATTTAGTGAAGGTAAAAGATATCAAAGGGTTAACAAATAAGATGGAATACTTGATATCTGATCGCGAGATATGCAAAAACATGGGACAAGAGAGTGCGAAGATTGCTAGAGAAAAATATGATGTGAAAGTTGTAAATCAATCAATTATCCAGACAATGGATTTATAA
- a CDS encoding SDR family oxidoreductase, whose translation MVYENIKFPEGSKFLVTGSAGFIGSNLVEAILKLGYKVRGLDNLSTGKKENVEEFLDNPNYEFIEGDIRDLETCMKACEGIDYVLNQAAWGSVPRSIEMPLFYEEVNIKGTLNMMEAARRNGVKKFVYASSSSVYGDEPNLPKKEGIEGNVLSPYALTKKVNEEYGRLYSNLYGLDTYGLRYFNVFGRRQNPDGAYAAVIPKFIRQLLNDEAPTINGDGKQSRDFTYIENVIEANLKACNASHEAAGEAFNIAYGGREFLIDIYMELLNALGKDIQPTFGPDRKGDIKHSNADISKAKELLGYHPHWSFELGIKKAIDWYKENL comes from the coding sequence ATGGTATATGAAAATATAAAGTTTCCGGAGGGCAGTAAATTCTTAGTTACTGGCTCAGCAGGTTTTATTGGTTCTAATTTAGTAGAAGCAATACTGAAATTAGGCTATAAAGTTAGAGGGCTAGATAATCTTTCAACTGGTAAAAAAGAAAATGTAGAAGAGTTTTTAGATAATCCTAATTACGAATTTATCGAGGGAGATATTCGTGATCTTGAAACATGTATGAAAGCTTGTGAAGGAATCGATTATGTTTTAAATCAAGCTGCATGGGGGAGTGTTCCAAGAAGTATTGAGATGCCTTTGTTTTATGAAGAGGTAAATATAAAAGGCACTTTAAATATGATGGAAGCTGCTAGAAGAAACGGTGTGAAAAAATTTGTCTATGCTTCAAGTTCATCAGTTTACGGTGATGAACCTAACCTACCTAAAAAAGAAGGAATAGAAGGTAATGTTTTGTCTCCTTATGCTCTTACTAAAAAAGTAAATGAAGAATATGGGAGATTGTATTCAAACCTCTATGGATTAGACACATATGGCTTGCGGTATTTTAATGTATTTGGCAGAAGACAAAATCCCGATGGTGCATACGCAGCGGTAATTCCAAAATTCATTAGGCAATTATTGAATGATGAAGCCCCAACGATTAATGGTGATGGAAAGCAGAGTAGGGATTTTACTTATATCGAGAATGTAATCGAAGCTAATCTGAAAGCTTGTAATGCCTCGCATGAAGCAGCAGGAGAAGCCTTTAATATTGCCTATGGTGGAAGAGAGTTTTTAATTGATATATATATGGAACTATTAAATGCTTTAGGGAAAGACATTCAGCCGACTTTTGGCCCTGATCGTAAAGGTGATATTAAGCATAGTAATGCTGATATTAGTAAAGCAAAAGAGCTACTGGGGTATCATCCTCATTGGAGTTTTGAACTAGGAATTAAAAAAGCTATAGATTGGTATAAGGAGAATCTTTAA
- a CDS encoding SDR family oxidoreductase — translation MLLVTGITGHTGKYFLEELINNKYEGSIRCVVRETSNTSLLDNSGLNIEKAVGDLDDPDFIDSVMNGVDTVMHIYNIHHSPMIVRSAIKNKVKRTILVHTTGIYSEFKYASEGYKKIEQEIKELKSDTKSLTKITILRPSMIYGDLCDRNMSKFIKMIDKLRIMPVINGGNSFIQPVNARDLGKAFFTVLMSPIESDGDAYDLSGERPIRMIDAFRLISKELNKKTVFISVPLSLGVLMVRVIKTLTLGRIDYIERVQRMGEDRNYSHGAANSDFGYNPMTFEKGIQIEVQEYLEKKRN, via the coding sequence ATGCTTTTAGTCACCGGAATCACTGGTCATACGGGAAAATACTTCTTAGAAGAACTTATTAATAATAAATATGAAGGCTCTATCCGCTGTGTTGTTAGGGAAACATCCAACACTTCTCTTTTGGATAACAGCGGCTTGAATATAGAAAAGGCTGTAGGAGATTTAGATGATCCAGACTTTATTGATAGTGTGATGAATGGTGTTGATACGGTAATGCACATCTATAATATTCACCATTCACCAATGATAGTGCGATCTGCTATTAAGAATAAAGTTAAAAGGACAATATTAGTACACACCACAGGAATTTATTCTGAATTTAAGTATGCCTCGGAAGGATATAAAAAAATAGAACAAGAGATTAAAGAGCTAAAAAGCGATACTAAATCTCTGACAAAAATAACAATTTTAAGGCCCTCTATGATATATGGAGATCTCTGTGATAGAAACATGAGTAAGTTTATTAAAATGATAGATAAACTAAGAATCATGCCTGTTATCAACGGTGGAAATAGTTTTATTCAACCAGTGAATGCCAGAGATTTAGGGAAGGCATTTTTTACTGTATTAATGTCTCCAATAGAGTCTGATGGAGACGCTTATGATCTATCCGGTGAAAGGCCTATTAGAATGATAGATGCTTTCAGGTTAATAAGCAAAGAACTCAATAAAAAAACAGTCTTTATCAGCGTACCATTAAGTTTAGGTGTACTGATGGTAAGAGTTATTAAAACTCTGACGCTAGGAAGAATCGATTATATAGAACGGGTTCAGAGAATGGGAGAAGACAGAAACTATTCCCACGGTGCTGCAAATAGTGACTTCGGTTATAATCCCATGACTTTTGAAAAAGGAATACAAATAGAAGTTCAAGAGTATCTAGAGAAAAAAAGAAATTAG
- a CDS encoding glycosyltransferase family 2 protein — protein sequence MEKDKISIVMGVYNCSETIDAAIESILKQTYENWEFIICDDCSTDNTFKIIQNYKKKFPDKFIILKNKTNSKLAYSLNHCLKYATGTYIARMDGDDLSHPERFERQINFLKKNSSFDLVGTSMQRFNENGLYDILYSIKKPDKYTLRNKIPFNHATILTYKRVYDNLGGYTVSERTKRSQDYDLWFRFFKEGFKGDNLKEALYFVREDSAAIRRRTFKVRYNAYKTTIMGYKMLNYPIHWYLPATGRFIIKSITPYLLIDIYRKFQSFKSKS from the coding sequence ATGGAGAAAGATAAGATTTCCATTGTAATGGGCGTATATAATTGTTCTGAAACTATAGATGCCGCAATTGAATCTATCCTAAAACAGACGTATGAAAATTGGGAATTTATAATATGCGACGATTGTTCCACAGATAACACCTTTAAAATAATACAAAATTACAAAAAAAAGTTTCCAGACAAATTTATAATTTTAAAGAATAAAACAAATTCAAAGCTAGCCTATAGTTTAAATCACTGTTTAAAATATGCAACTGGAACTTACATTGCCAGAATGGATGGTGATGATTTATCACATCCAGAAAGGTTCGAAAGACAAATAAATTTCTTGAAAAAAAATTCATCATTTGACCTTGTGGGTACCTCAATGCAAAGATTTAATGAAAATGGCCTTTATGATATATTATATAGTATTAAAAAACCTGATAAATATACATTAAGAAATAAAATACCTTTTAATCATGCAACGATTCTGACTTATAAAAGGGTTTATGACAATTTAGGAGGTTACACAGTTTCAGAACGAACCAAAAGGTCACAAGATTATGATCTCTGGTTTAGGTTTTTTAAAGAAGGGTTTAAAGGTGATAATCTAAAGGAAGCTTTATATTTTGTGCGAGAAGATTCAGCAGCTATAAGACGAAGAACTTTTAAAGTTAGATATAATGCTTATAAGACTACCATTATGGGATATAAAATGCTAAATTATCCTATCCATTGGTATTTACCTGCTACAGGAAGATTTATTATAAAAAGTATAACACCTTATTTATTAATAGATATATATAGGAAGTTTCAAAGTTTTAAGAGTAAAAGTTAA
- a CDS encoding polysaccharide biosynthesis protein: MSYSKRVSLLLGLDSLIVLCSIYIGYFVLNPYVSYYSLHMLVVSSLALLVSHHIFAFIYRLYHKAWEYASVGELVALVKAITFSILTTAAVQFITVGNVYVRVLFITWLLHMCLIGGSRFSWRMIRDRYIKSQVETKNALIIGAGSAGTMLVRQLLKNQDSELKPVAFVDDDVKKQKLQIYGVTVLGKTEDIPEIVKNQDIDHIIISIPSLSKTEIQHIYQQCSKTTAKTKIMPMIEDIVTGKVAVNQFRDVQVEDLLGRDPVELDLESISKKITGKTILVTGAGGSIGSEICRQVCKFRPKQLLLLGHGENSIYAIDMELRNRHQQDVTIIPVIADIQDRHRIFSVMEEYKPDVVYHAAAHKHVPLMEYNPIEAVKNNVLGTKNVAEAADTFGVNTFVLVSSDKAVNPTNVMGSTKRVAEMVIQQLNKASQTNFVAVRFGNVLGSRGSVIPLFKKQIQAGGPITVTHPDMTRYFMTIPEASRLVMQAGALARGGEIFVLDMGEPVKIVDLAKNLIRLSGYTEDEISIKFAGIRPGEKMYEELLGENEVHSEAVFPKIFIGKTVDFDYETVRVLINNYETFDTEYLREYVLGLANKKDSYLLESVQ, from the coding sequence TTGAGTTATTCAAAGCGGGTTTCACTGCTCCTTGGTTTAGATTCACTCATCGTCTTATGTTCAATATATATCGGCTATTTTGTTTTAAATCCTTATGTATCCTATTATTCGCTTCACATGCTTGTAGTTAGCTCACTTGCCTTACTAGTTAGTCATCATATTTTTGCTTTTATTTATCGGTTGTACCATAAGGCTTGGGAGTATGCGAGTGTAGGGGAGTTAGTCGCCCTTGTGAAAGCTATCACATTCTCTATTTTAACAACAGCTGCTGTACAATTTATTACAGTAGGGAATGTCTATGTACGAGTACTCTTCATTACGTGGCTCCTACATATGTGTTTAATTGGAGGATCTCGTTTTTCATGGAGAATGATACGTGATCGTTATATTAAATCACAGGTAGAAACGAAGAATGCGTTAATTATTGGAGCAGGCTCAGCGGGAACGATGCTTGTGAGACAGCTATTAAAAAACCAAGATAGTGAACTCAAACCCGTTGCCTTTGTTGATGACGACGTAAAAAAACAAAAGCTACAAATATACGGGGTAACCGTTCTTGGTAAAACGGAAGATATTCCGGAAATCGTGAAAAATCAAGATATTGACCATATTATTATTTCGATTCCTTCCTTAAGCAAAACAGAAATTCAACATATCTATCAACAATGTAGTAAAACAACTGCGAAAACGAAAATCATGCCAATGATTGAGGATATTGTCACAGGAAAGGTTGCAGTTAACCAGTTCCGCGATGTTCAGGTAGAGGACTTACTTGGACGTGACCCTGTTGAGCTCGATTTAGAAAGTATTTCGAAGAAGATTACTGGTAAAACCATTCTAGTAACAGGTGCTGGTGGATCAATAGGCTCTGAGATTTGCCGTCAGGTGTGCAAGTTCAGGCCGAAACAGCTCTTATTGTTAGGACATGGGGAAAACTCGATCTATGCAATTGATATGGAGCTACGAAATCGACATCAACAGGATGTGACGATTATCCCAGTGATTGCTGATATTCAAGACCGTCATCGGATTTTCTCTGTGATGGAGGAGTATAAGCCAGATGTTGTGTACCATGCGGCAGCACATAAGCATGTACCGTTGATGGAGTACAATCCGATTGAAGCGGTAAAAAACAATGTACTCGGAACGAAGAATGTAGCAGAGGCTGCAGATACATTTGGAGTGAATACATTCGTTCTTGTTTCTTCTGATAAAGCCGTTAACCCAACAAATGTGATGGGGTCAACAAAACGTGTCGCTGAAATGGTGATTCAGCAGTTAAACAAAGCAAGTCAAACGAACTTTGTCGCGGTACGATTTGGAAATGTGCTTGGAAGTCGTGGAAGTGTTATTCCACTCTTTAAGAAGCAAATTCAAGCTGGTGGTCCGATTACGGTGACTCACCCAGATATGACGCGTTACTTTATGACAATACCAGAGGCATCGAGACTTGTGATGCAGGCCGGTGCACTAGCACGCGGGGGCGAGATCTTTGTGCTAGATATGGGTGAGCCAGTGAAAATTGTCGATCTTGCGAAAAATCTTATTCGTTTATCTGGTTATACAGAGGATGAAATTAGCATTAAGTTCGCAGGGATTCGCCCTGGGGAAAAGATGTATGAGGAACTGCTAGGGGAAAATGAGGTTCACAGTGAAGCGGTATTCCCGAAAATCTTCATTGGAAAAACAGTGGATTTTGATTATGAAACAGTTCGAGTGCTTATTAATAACTATGAAACATTCGACACAGAGTACTTAAGAGAATATGTATTAGGTCTTGCGAATAAGAAGGACTCATACTTACTAGAAAGTGTTCAGTAG
- a CDS encoding sugar transferase, whose amino-acid sequence MYMKVKRLIDIILSLIGLIVLSPIFLILIIAIKLDSKGPVLFKQKRIGINKTHFNILKFRTMRIDTPKDTPTHLLGNPEQYITKMGKFLRKTSLDELPQIWNIFVGQMSIIGPRPALWNQYDLIAERDKYGANDVPPGLTGWAQINGRDELPIEVKAKLDGEYVEKISLWMDVKCFFGTIVSVVKSDGVVEGGTGVKKEVASTKEKETL is encoded by the coding sequence ATGTATATGAAGGTTAAAAGATTGATAGATATCATTCTTTCTTTAATTGGACTTATAGTACTATCACCAATTTTTTTAATTTTAATTATTGCTATTAAGCTCGATTCAAAAGGTCCGGTACTGTTTAAGCAAAAGCGTATTGGAATTAACAAGACCCATTTTAATATCTTGAAGTTTCGCACTATGAGAATAGATACTCCTAAGGACACTCCAACTCACTTATTAGGTAATCCAGAACAGTATATCACAAAAATGGGTAAATTCCTGAGAAAAACCTCACTTGATGAGCTTCCGCAGATTTGGAATATTTTTGTGGGACAGATGAGTATTATTGGGCCAAGACCCGCACTATGGAATCAGTATGATCTGATTGCTGAAAGGGATAAGTATGGTGCTAATGACGTACCACCTGGATTAACTGGTTGGGCACAGATTAATGGTAGAGATGAGCTTCCTATTGAAGTGAAAGCGAAATTAGATGGGGAGTACGTTGAGAAGATTAGCCTCTGGATGGATGTAAAGTGCTTCTTCGGGACCATTGTTAGTGTAGTGAAGAGTGATGGGGTTGTTGAAGGTGGAACCGGAGTTAAGAAGGAAGTTGCAAGTACTAAGGAGAAAGAAACTTTATGA
- a CDS encoding type IV pilin protein produces the protein MINGLTMVELLAIFAILGIITAIAVPLVLGHVEKTYEEVCDVNREKLEKMYETDLVVEGVTHSDAIFRTYLVGYGDEVCPEDGIVNYADGEVHCSVHSGDKESSEGDEEGDVPFL, from the coding sequence GTGATTAATGGGTTAACGATGGTTGAGTTGTTGGCGATTTTTGCTATTTTGGGAATCATTACTGCCATCGCAGTGCCTTTGGTACTTGGGCATGTAGAGAAAACTTATGAAGAAGTATGTGATGTGAACAGAGAGAAGCTGGAGAAGATGTATGAAACAGATCTAGTGGTAGAGGGTGTTACTCACTCTGATGCTATTTTTAGAACTTATTTAGTTGGGTACGGAGATGAGGTTTGTCCAGAGGACGGGATTGTTAATTATGCTGATGGTGAAGTTCATTGTAGTGTCCATTCTGGTGATAAAGAGAGTAGTGAGGGTGACGAAGAGGGAGATGTTCCGTTTTTGTGA